Proteins encoded by one window of Flavobacterium sp. N502540:
- a CDS encoding acetyl-CoA C-acetyltransferase yields the protein MNHTNTLKKVAIVGYNRIPFARANTAYAEVGNQQMMTAALDGLVTKYNLKGKLIGEVAGGAVIKHTYDNNLMRECVLKTTLDPATPACDLQQACDTGIESAIYIANKIALGQIECGIAGGVDSISDIPMAVSDKLRKILLHVRNAKSITEKIKFFLKIRPRDLAPLVPKNEEVQTGLSMGGHTEITAKHYKISREDQDNFALKSHLNMAKAYDDGFFDDMITPFNGLDRDNNLRKDSTLEKLARLRPAFDKINGTLTAGNSTPLTDGASCILLASEEWAKEHDLPILAYITFAEIAAIEYVKNQQNLLLAPLFAVSRMLDKAGLTLQDFDYYEIHEAFAAQVLATLKIWESPELSAQIGLPKTLGPIDREKLNVKGSSLAAAHPFAATGGRIIGVMAKLLNEKGSGRGLISICAAGGQGVTMIIEK from the coding sequence ATGAATCACACAAACACACTCAAAAAAGTAGCTATTGTGGGATACAACCGTATTCCGTTTGCGAGAGCTAATACTGCCTACGCCGAAGTTGGAAACCAACAAATGATGACCGCTGCTCTTGATGGTCTTGTAACCAAATACAATCTGAAAGGAAAATTAATCGGTGAAGTTGCCGGAGGGGCCGTAATCAAACATACTTACGACAATAATCTAATGAGGGAATGTGTCCTGAAAACAACACTCGATCCCGCTACTCCAGCCTGCGATTTGCAACAGGCTTGTGATACCGGAATCGAAAGTGCCATTTATATCGCTAATAAAATTGCATTGGGACAAATTGAATGCGGAATCGCCGGAGGTGTTGATTCTATAAGTGATATTCCGATGGCGGTGAGCGACAAACTTCGAAAAATTCTACTCCATGTCAGAAATGCAAAATCAATTACTGAAAAAATAAAGTTCTTTTTAAAAATTCGTCCTCGAGATTTGGCTCCGCTGGTTCCCAAAAATGAAGAAGTTCAAACCGGACTTTCAATGGGAGGTCACACCGAAATCACTGCCAAACATTACAAAATCTCTCGCGAAGATCAGGACAACTTTGCGCTAAAAAGTCATCTGAATATGGCGAAAGCCTATGATGACGGCTTTTTTGACGATATGATCACTCCCTTCAACGGACTTGACAGGGACAATAATTTAAGAAAAGACAGCACGCTGGAAAAACTGGCCAGGCTAAGACCCGCCTTTGACAAAATCAATGGAACCTTAACTGCAGGAAATTCAACTCCGTTAACTGATGGCGCTTCCTGCATTCTTTTAGCCAGTGAGGAATGGGCAAAAGAACATGATCTGCCCATTTTAGCTTACATCACCTTTGCTGAAATTGCTGCCATCGAATATGTCAAAAATCAGCAGAATCTTCTATTGGCTCCTTTGTTTGCTGTCAGTCGCATGCTTGATAAAGCAGGTTTGACCTTGCAGGATTTTGATTATTATGAAATTCACGAAGCTTTTGCCGCTCAGGTTTTAGCCACTCTGAAAATCTGGGAAAGTCCTGAGCTAAGTGCTCAAATTGGACTGCCTAAAACCCTTGGACCAATCGATCGCGAAAAACTGAATGTAAAAGGAAGCAGTCTCGCAGCAGCACACCCCTTTGCTGCCACAGGAGGTCGTATCATTGGTGTTATGGCTAAACTGTTAAACGAAAAAGGATCCGGACGCGGCCTAATTTCAATCTGCGCTGCCGGAGGACAAGGCGTGACCATGATAATCGAAAAATAA
- a CDS encoding 4-hydroxy-tetrahydrodipicolinate reductase: protein MKIGLIGFGKTGKSVATVLLENNKFCLEWVLRQSTVLEHRSVSEFLGIPSKEPGLIYSGSKVKMEDLLDKHPVDVIIDFSSNEGIYSYGEVAAKRKVKIISAISHYKDKELQLLKKLAHKTTVFWSPNITLGVNYLLFAAKFLKKIAPWVDIEVNEEHFKKKEGTSGTAVKIAEALELDKDNINSVRAGGIVGKHEVIFGFPYQTVRLIHESISREAFGNGVVFVAENLKNKPKGLYNFEDILTPYFTV, encoded by the coding sequence ATGAAAATAGGTTTAATAGGATTCGGAAAGACTGGAAAATCAGTAGCTACTGTACTACTGGAAAACAATAAATTTTGCCTGGAATGGGTTTTAAGACAAAGTACGGTTTTAGAACACAGATCTGTTTCAGAATTTCTTGGTATTCCGTCAAAAGAACCAGGGTTAATTTACTCTGGTTCTAAAGTGAAAATGGAAGATTTGCTGGACAAACATCCGGTCGATGTTATTATTGATTTTTCTTCCAATGAAGGTATTTATAGTTATGGAGAAGTTGCTGCAAAGCGAAAGGTCAAAATTATTTCGGCAATTTCTCATTACAAAGACAAAGAGTTACAGTTATTAAAGAAACTGGCACATAAAACTACGGTCTTTTGGTCACCCAATATTACGCTTGGGGTCAATTATTTGCTGTTTGCAGCTAAATTTTTAAAGAAAATTGCTCCCTGGGTGGATATTGAAGTGAATGAAGAACATTTTAAAAAGAAAGAAGGAACTTCAGGAACAGCGGTTAAAATTGCGGAAGCTTTGGAACTTGATAAAGACAATATCAACTCCGTAAGAGCAGGAGGAATAGTAGGTAAGCATGAGGTTATATTTGGATTTCCTTATCAGACGGTTCGTTTAATTCATGAATCGATCTCGAGGGAAGCATTTGGAAACGGAGTTGTTTTTGTTGCCGAAAATCTGAAAAACAAACCCAAAGGACTGTATAATTTTGAAGATATTTTAACGCCTTATTTTACCGTCTGA
- a CDS encoding fumarate reductase/succinate dehydrogenase flavoprotein subunit, with product MIDSKIPEGPLADKWNNYKAKAKLVNPANRKKLNVIVVGTGLAGASCAASLAEQGYNIQSFCFQDSARRAHSVAAQGGVNAAKNYKNDGDSTFRMFYDTIKGGDFRSREANVYRLAECSAHLIDHAVAQGVPFAREYAGYLNNRSFGGVQVSRTFYARGQTGQQLLLGAYQGLLRQVSLGKVTMHTRHEMLELVIIDGKAKGIIARNLETGALERHVADAVVLASGGYGKVYYLSTLAMGCNSSAIWRAHKKGAYMAGVSWIQFHPTSLPQHGANQSKLTLMSESLRNDGRIWVPKKAKDARNPNTIPEEERDYYLERRYPSFGNLAPRDISSRAAKERIDAGHGVGPMKNAIYLDFSDAIKAQGKNTIEAKYSNLFAMYEKITGINAYKEPMLISPAAHFTMGGLWVDYELMTSIPGLFALGEANFADHGANRLGANSLLQACVDGYFIAPYTIPNYLAGELNAPKATINHPAFDEAEKVVRAQLDRFLNSKGTLSTDHFHKKIGRLLYEKCGLSRSKVKLEEAIEDIKALKASFEKDLLITGDDTLNSELEKAGRIADYIELAELMCYDALQREESCGAHFREEYQTTDGEAVRNDNDFCYVSAWEWKGEAKPPELHKEPLLFESVELAVRSYK from the coding sequence ATGATTGACTCCAAAATACCCGAAGGTCCACTAGCCGATAAATGGAATAATTACAAAGCAAAAGCGAAGCTTGTAAATCCAGCCAACAGAAAAAAACTGAACGTTATTGTTGTTGGAACCGGACTTGCAGGTGCATCCTGCGCAGCCTCTCTGGCTGAACAGGGTTATAATATTCAATCCTTTTGTTTTCAGGATTCTGCCCGACGCGCCCACTCTGTGGCGGCACAAGGAGGAGTTAACGCTGCAAAAAACTACAAAAACGACGGCGACAGTACTTTCAGAATGTTTTATGATACCATCAAAGGTGGTGATTTCAGATCCCGGGAAGCCAATGTATATCGTTTGGCTGAATGTTCCGCACATTTGATCGACCATGCTGTGGCGCAAGGCGTTCCTTTTGCCAGAGAATATGCCGGATATTTAAACAACAGATCTTTTGGAGGTGTTCAGGTTTCGAGAACATTCTACGCACGCGGACAAACTGGTCAGCAGCTTTTATTAGGTGCTTATCAGGGATTGTTGCGTCAGGTATCCTTAGGAAAAGTAACGATGCACACCCGTCACGAAATGCTGGAATTAGTAATTATTGACGGAAAAGCAAAAGGCATTATAGCCCGAAATCTCGAAACAGGAGCTTTAGAACGTCATGTTGCCGATGCAGTTGTACTGGCTTCGGGAGGCTACGGAAAAGTATATTATCTTTCTACACTGGCTATGGGCTGCAACAGTTCTGCCATCTGGCGAGCACATAAAAAAGGTGCTTATATGGCCGGAGTAAGCTGGATTCAGTTCCACCCTACCTCGCTTCCGCAACACGGAGCCAACCAATCTAAACTCACTTTAATGTCAGAATCTTTGCGGAACGATGGTCGAATCTGGGTTCCGAAAAAAGCCAAGGACGCACGAAATCCCAATACCATTCCCGAAGAAGAACGTGATTATTATCTCGAACGTCGTTATCCCTCTTTTGGAAATCTGGCACCACGTGATATTTCATCGCGGGCGGCTAAGGAACGGATTGATGCCGGACATGGTGTCGGGCCAATGAAAAACGCTATTTATCTCGACTTTTCAGATGCTATAAAAGCACAGGGGAAAAATACTATTGAAGCCAAATACAGTAATCTGTTTGCCATGTATGAAAAAATTACCGGTATCAACGCTTACAAAGAACCTATGCTAATTTCTCCCGCTGCCCATTTTACTATGGGTGGACTCTGGGTCGATTATGAATTAATGACCTCTATTCCCGGGTTATTTGCTTTGGGGGAAGCCAATTTTGCCGATCATGGCGCTAACAGACTCGGGGCGAATTCTTTGCTTCAGGCTTGCGTAGACGGTTATTTTATAGCTCCATATACAATTCCGAATTATTTGGCAGGAGAATTAAACGCTCCAAAAGCAACCATCAACCACCCCGCTTTTGACGAAGCCGAAAAAGTCGTTCGGGCACAGCTCGATCGTTTTTTAAATAGCAAAGGCACCCTTTCAACCGATCACTTTCATAAAAAAATTGGACGATTACTTTATGAAAAATGCGGTCTTTCGAGAAGCAAAGTAAAACTGGAAGAAGCCATTGAAGATATAAAAGCCCTGAAAGCTTCTTTTGAAAAAGATTTACTGATTACCGGAGATGATACCTTAAACAGTGAACTCGAAAAAGCCGGAAGAATTGCCGATTACATAGAGCTGGCCGAATTAATGTGTTACGATGCTTTACAAAGAGAAGAATCTTGTGGAGCTCACTTTCGCGAAGAATACCAAACTACCGATGGTGAAGCAGTTCGAAATGATAATGATTTCTGCTATGTTTCAGCATGGGAATGGAAAGGGGAAGCCAAACCGCCTGAATTGCACAAAGAACCTCTCCTATTCGAATCGGTTGAACTTGCAGTAAGAAGTTACAAATAA
- a CDS encoding succinate dehydrogenase/fumarate reductase iron-sulfur subunit encodes MKLSLKIWRQSDSSSKGKMTDYEIDAVSEHMSFLEMLDLLNESLIQKKERVIEFDHDCREGICGQCGVMINGRAHGPLKNTTTCQLHMRSFKDGDTIYIEPFRAKAFPVLRDLKIDRSAFDTIIASGGFIGASTGQAPEANSIPISYETAEASFDAAACIGCGACVATCKNASAALFTGAKITHLALLPQGQIEASKRVLSMVSQMDAEGFGNCSDTRACEIECPQGISILSIAKMNAEYTKALIFKK; translated from the coding sequence ATGAAACTATCTCTTAAAATATGGCGGCAATCTGATAGTTCCTCTAAAGGAAAAATGACCGATTATGAAATAGATGCCGTTTCAGAACATATGTCTTTTCTGGAAATGCTCGATCTTTTGAATGAATCCTTAATTCAGAAAAAAGAACGGGTTATTGAATTTGATCACGATTGTCGGGAAGGAATATGCGGACAATGTGGTGTGATGATCAACGGAAGAGCTCATGGTCCTCTAAAAAATACCACAACCTGCCAGCTTCATATGCGAAGTTTTAAAGATGGAGATACTATTTATATTGAACCTTTTCGGGCAAAAGCTTTTCCTGTACTCCGAGATTTAAAAATCGACCGTTCGGCTTTTGATACCATCATTGCATCCGGTGGTTTTATCGGAGCTTCAACAGGTCAGGCACCGGAAGCCAATAGTATTCCCATATCCTATGAAACCGCCGAAGCATCTTTTGATGCGGCAGCCTGTATTGGGTGTGGTGCCTGCGTAGCCACTTGTAAAAATGCCAGTGCCGCCCTATTTACGGGGGCAAAAATCACCCATTTGGCTTTGTTGCCACAGGGGCAAATCGAAGCTTCAAAAAGAGTGCTGAGCATGGTAAGCCAAATGGATGCCGAAGGTTTTGGGAACTGCTCAGACACCAGGGCCTGTGAAATTGAATGCCCTCAAGGCATTTCGATACTTTCGATCGCCAAAATGAATGCCGAATATACCAAAGCTTTAATTTTTAAAAAATAA
- a CDS encoding TonB-dependent siderophore receptor — MKHYILSLFLLSITSFAQSQTINKKISDSIPKDSVRVKTEHTQLQTVEIIGRSTKKYNSDYSFAATKTAALNKDIPQSISTITKELIADKGAIYLADAVKMASGVIPASYYNQYTIRGISQNEEGQIINGMRTHQHYFLQPLTTNIERVEVIKGPSSATFSSVDPGGSINMVTKKPLAVDRKEISLSAGSFSTLRGTLDFTGPLNESKTLLYRVNGAYQEAKSFRDLVRNKSFLISPSFSYIPNEKTAINTELILSNMTGVLDRGQPIFGAVAGVTSLNKTPISLNLGAPNDFYKSKEMILMTNFAHKFSSKIGFNASYMKQTWTEDLQEHRTTNAFAVDMNNKPVSSLAMMQFVQRQQYWDVDNLTSYFNFDLNTGKIKHKLLAGYDLSSWNKTKGGGQNAARGYVLKDGTVAPSFVAANAANYQTITVDGVVLPKPNVNYFNLNNPANTLTNPDDYTLNVRTALPPALTTTNAIYIQDQVQWERFTILLGLRQEWFKDITNYKSNNELTVKKSALLPRIGVTYAVNNQINVYTTYLEGYQPQSNTVSLMPQTSSLPAGILFDPLESNLKELGLKATFFNNSVSFNAAVYEINQRNILMNANDPINPDLLVTRGAERSRGFECDIAGFITADWQINASYSYIDAKITNDRDPSLIGAQKQNTPKNSANLWTRYNFNSDSALKDLGIGFGMQYQSSKVPWFTRAFTLPDFTVFDAALYYKPNKSNMQIALNAGNLFNKTYWLGAQNYLRLFPGAPRNFSLTVTYKF, encoded by the coding sequence ATGAAACACTATATTCTCTCACTGTTTTTATTAAGTATTACTTCGTTTGCCCAATCGCAAACCATTAATAAAAAGATATCTGATAGTATTCCTAAAGATTCTGTCAGGGTAAAAACCGAACACACACAATTGCAAACTGTCGAAATCATTGGCCGTTCGACCAAAAAATACAATAGCGATTATTCTTTTGCTGCCACCAAAACAGCCGCTCTCAACAAAGACATCCCACAATCCATATCCACGATCACCAAAGAATTAATTGCAGACAAAGGGGCTATCTATCTGGCCGATGCTGTAAAAATGGCCAGTGGGGTGATCCCGGCAAGTTATTACAATCAATATACCATTCGCGGAATCAGTCAAAATGAAGAAGGTCAGATCATAAATGGAATGCGAACACATCAGCATTATTTTTTACAGCCTTTAACGACCAATATTGAAAGAGTTGAAGTGATCAAAGGACCTTCGAGCGCTACATTTTCTTCTGTAGATCCGGGGGGAAGCATTAATATGGTGACTAAAAAACCGCTGGCTGTCGACCGAAAAGAAATAAGTCTGAGTGCAGGAAGCTTTAGCACCTTGCGCGGAACCTTAGATTTTACAGGCCCTTTGAACGAATCTAAAACGCTTTTGTATCGTGTAAACGGAGCGTATCAGGAAGCCAAATCGTTCCGGGATCTGGTGCGTAACAAATCGTTTTTGATTTCTCCTTCGTTCAGTTACATTCCGAATGAAAAAACAGCGATCAATACAGAACTGATTTTAAGCAACATGACTGGAGTTCTGGATCGTGGACAGCCTATTTTTGGTGCAGTTGCGGGTGTTACCAGTTTAAACAAAACTCCAATTAGCTTAAATTTAGGTGCTCCCAATGATTTCTACAAATCAAAAGAAATGATTTTGATGACGAATTTCGCTCATAAATTCAGCTCTAAAATAGGGTTTAATGCTTCATACATGAAACAAACCTGGACAGAAGACCTTCAGGAGCACAGAACTACAAATGCTTTTGCAGTCGACATGAACAATAAACCGGTTAGCAGTCTGGCCATGATGCAGTTTGTACAGCGTCAGCAATATTGGGACGTTGATAATCTCACTTCTTATTTCAACTTTGATTTAAATACAGGAAAAATCAAACATAAATTGTTAGCAGGTTACGATTTAAGCAGCTGGAACAAAACCAAAGGTGGCGGACAAAATGCGGCCAGAGGTTATGTATTAAAAGACGGAACTGTAGCCCCTTCATTTGTTGCTGCTAATGCTGCCAATTATCAAACCATAACCGTTGACGGAGTAGTTTTACCTAAACCAAATGTCAATTATTTTAATCTCAATAATCCCGCTAATACCCTAACAAACCCTGACGATTATACGCTCAATGTCCGTACCGCATTACCCCCTGCACTAACCACTACTAATGCAATCTACATTCAGGATCAGGTGCAATGGGAAAGATTTACCATCTTATTGGGGTTGCGCCAAGAATGGTTTAAAGACATTACAAACTACAAATCCAACAATGAACTAACCGTGAAAAAATCGGCTTTACTGCCGCGTATTGGAGTGACTTATGCTGTGAACAATCAAATTAATGTTTATACGACTTATTTGGAAGGCTACCAGCCACAATCGAACACCGTGTCCTTAATGCCTCAAACGAGCAGCCTGCCCGCGGGAATTTTATTTGATCCGCTGGAAAGCAACCTGAAAGAACTTGGATTAAAAGCTACTTTTTTCAATAATTCAGTAAGTTTCAACGCCGCTGTTTACGAAATCAATCAGCGCAATATTTTAATGAACGCCAACGACCCTATAAATCCCGATCTGCTGGTGACAAGAGGTGCCGAAAGAAGCCGTGGTTTTGAGTGTGATATAGCCGGTTTTATTACGGCAGACTGGCAAATAAATGCTTCTTACAGTTACATTGATGCTAAAATCACCAACGATCGCGACCCATCGTTAATTGGCGCACAAAAGCAAAATACACCCAAAAACAGTGCTAATTTATGGACACGATACAATTTCAATTCTGATTCGGCTCTAAAAGATTTGGGCATTGGTTTTGGAATGCAATACCAAAGCAGCAAAGTACCCTGGTTTACAAGAGCTTTTACACTACCTGATTTTACGGTTTTTGATGCTGCATTGTACTATAAACCCAACAAAAGCAATATGCAAATTGCTCTTAATGCGGGCAATTTATTCAATAAAACGTACTGGCTGGGTGCTCAGAATTACCTGCGCCTGTTTCCCGGTGCACCACGTAACTTCAGTCTTACCGTAACTTATAAATTTTAA
- a CDS encoding ABC transporter ATP-binding protein, with protein sequence MLIAENLTKKYGDHIALNKLNLTIKEGEIFALLGQNGAGKTTTINLFLGFIAPTDGELKINDISVIDNAQETKKYVAYIPETVMLYPNLTGLENLKFFSSLAGFKYSQGELTYFLSKAGLQIKAHHQNLGGYSKGMRQKVGIAIAIAKKAKVLLLDEPTSGLDPKASNEFSQILKELSADGTAILMATHDIFRAREVASHIGIMRQGNLVTVIEADKISANELEDLYLQTV encoded by the coding sequence ATGCTTATAGCTGAAAATCTAACAAAAAAATATGGCGACCATATTGCTCTAAACAAACTCAACTTAACCATTAAAGAAGGGGAAATTTTTGCTTTATTGGGGCAAAATGGTGCCGGAAAAACCACCACAATCAACCTTTTTCTTGGTTTTATCGCTCCAACAGACGGAGAACTAAAAATTAACGACATATCCGTCATCGACAACGCACAGGAAACGAAAAAATATGTTGCTTATATCCCCGAAACCGTCATGCTGTATCCTAATCTTACCGGTCTGGAAAACTTAAAATTCTTCTCGTCGCTGGCAGGATTCAAATATTCGCAGGGGGAACTGACTTATTTTCTTTCTAAAGCGGGGCTTCAGATTAAGGCTCACCATCAAAATTTAGGTGGTTATTCTAAGGGAATGCGCCAGAAAGTTGGAATTGCCATTGCAATCGCTAAAAAAGCCAAAGTGCTCTTACTGGATGAACCTACGAGTGGTTTAGACCCTAAAGCTTCCAACGAGTTTTCCCAAATACTTAAAGAACTTTCTGCTGATGGAACAGCCATTTTAATGGCAACACATGATATTTTCAGAGCGCGGGAAGTTGCTTCTCATATTGGCATTATGAGACAGGGAAACCTTGTTACCGTTATCGAAGCCGATAAAATCTCGGCAAATGAACTGGAAGATTTGTATTTACAAACTGTATAA